From Mycobacterium lacus, one genomic window encodes:
- a CDS encoding DUF3017 domain-containing protein, whose product MSARAAHRGGARGLIRRIVRAQWPILLVGLTFTAGFALAAANFWRRGALLLGIGVVLAAVLRLTLPNGRAGLLAVRSKGIDFVTTATVGAAMVYIASTIDPLGTG is encoded by the coding sequence ATGAGCGCGCGGGCCGCCCACCGCGGCGGCGCCCGGGGACTGATTAGGCGCATCGTCCGGGCGCAATGGCCGATCCTGCTGGTCGGGCTGACCTTCACGGCGGGCTTCGCGTTGGCGGCCGCCAACTTCTGGCGCCGGGGCGCCCTGCTGCTCGGCATCGGCGTGGTGCTGGCCGCGGTGCTGCGGTTGACCCTGCCCAACGGCCGGGCCGGCCTGTTGGCCGTGCGCAGCAAAGGGATTGACTTTGTGACAACGGCGACGGTCGGCGCGGCGATGGTCTACATCGCGTCGACGATCGACCCGCTGGGCACCGGTTAA
- a CDS encoding bifunctional methylenetetrahydrofolate dehydrogenase/methenyltetrahydrofolate cyclohydrolase, with the protein MGAITLDGKATRDEIFVDLTQRVAALTASGRAPGLGTILVGDDPGSQAYVRGKHADCAKVGITSIRRDLPAGISETVLNETIDELNANPDCTGYIVQLPLPKHLDENAALERVDPNKDADGLHPTNLGRLVLNTPAPLPCTARGIVHLLRRYDVEIAGAHVVVLGRGVTVGRPLGLLLTRRSENATVTLCHTATRDLPALTRQADIVVAAVGVPHLLTADMVRPGAAVIDVGVSRAEGGLVGDVHPDVWEVAGYVSPNPGGVGPLTRAFLLTNVVELAERR; encoded by the coding sequence GTGGGTGCGATCACGCTGGACGGCAAGGCCACACGCGACGAGATCTTCGTCGATCTCACGCAGCGGGTGGCCGCATTGACCGCGTCGGGCCGCGCGCCCGGACTGGGCACCATCCTGGTCGGTGACGACCCCGGGTCGCAGGCCTACGTGCGCGGCAAGCACGCCGACTGCGCCAAGGTGGGCATCACGTCGATCCGCCGCGACCTGCCCGCCGGCATCAGCGAAACCGTGCTCAACGAGACCATCGACGAACTGAACGCCAACCCCGACTGCACCGGCTACATCGTGCAATTGCCGCTGCCCAAGCACCTGGACGAGAACGCGGCACTGGAGCGCGTCGACCCCAACAAGGACGCCGACGGGCTGCACCCGACCAACCTGGGCCGGCTGGTCCTCAACACCCCGGCGCCGCTGCCCTGCACCGCGCGCGGCATCGTGCACCTGTTGCGGCGCTACGACGTTGAGATCGCCGGGGCGCACGTGGTCGTCCTGGGCCGCGGCGTGACGGTCGGTCGCCCGCTTGGGTTGTTGCTCACCCGCCGTTCCGAGAACGCCACGGTGACGTTGTGCCACACCGCAACTCGCGACCTGCCCGCGCTGACCCGGCAGGCGGACATCGTCGTGGCCGCCGTCGGCGTGCCGCACTTGCTGACCGCCGACATGGTGCGTCCCGGCGCGGCCGTCATCGACGTCGGTGTCAGCCGCGCCGAGGGCGGGTTGGTCGGCGATGTGCATCCGGACGTGTGGGAGGTCGCCGGTTACGTGTCACCGAATCCCGGTGGTGTCGGCCCGCTGACCCGCGCGTTCCTGCTGACCAACGTCGTCGAGCTGGCCGAGCGGCGATGA
- a CDS encoding NADH:flavin oxidoreductase, translating to MASPPDVFSPARLGPLTVRNRVIKAATFEARTPDALVTDDLIEYHRLPAAGGVGMTTVAYCAVSPGGRTGGNQIWMRPEAVPGLRRLTEAIHAEGAAVSAQIGHAGPVADARSNKAKALAPVRFFNPIGMRFAKKATRDDIDDVLAAHANAARLAVDAGFDAVEIHLGHNYLASAFLSPLINRRGDEFGGSLENRAKVARGLAMAVRRAVDKEGARVAVTAKLNMADGVRGGISTDESLITAKWLEEDGGLDAIELTAGSSLVNPMYLFRGDAPVKEFAAAFQPPLRWGMRMTGKKFLREYPYHEAYLLDDAKLFRAELTMPLILLGGITNRATMDLAMAEGFQFVAMARALLAEPDLVNRIARDGAGVLPACTHCNQCMPTIYRRTHCVVTGAPDAPG from the coding sequence ATGGCCAGCCCCCCGGACGTGTTCAGCCCGGCCAGGCTCGGCCCGCTGACGGTGCGCAACCGGGTCATCAAGGCCGCCACCTTCGAGGCCCGCACCCCGGACGCCCTGGTGACCGACGACCTGATCGAGTACCACCGGCTGCCGGCCGCCGGCGGGGTCGGCATGACGACCGTCGCCTATTGCGCGGTCTCCCCCGGCGGCCGCACCGGCGGCAACCAAATCTGGATGCGCCCGGAGGCGGTGCCCGGGTTGCGGCGGCTCACCGAGGCGATCCACGCCGAGGGGGCGGCAGTGAGCGCGCAGATCGGCCACGCCGGCCCGGTCGCCGACGCCCGCTCCAACAAGGCGAAAGCGCTGGCTCCGGTGCGGTTCTTCAACCCGATCGGGATGCGGTTCGCCAAGAAGGCGACCCGCGATGACATCGACGACGTGCTGGCCGCGCACGCCAACGCGGCCCGGCTTGCCGTCGACGCCGGGTTTGACGCCGTCGAAATCCATTTGGGCCATAACTATTTGGCGAGCGCGTTTCTGTCTCCGCTGATCAACCGGCGCGGCGACGAGTTCGGCGGATCGCTGGAAAACCGGGCGAAGGTCGCTCGCGGCCTGGCGATGGCCGTTCGCCGCGCCGTGGACAAGGAGGGCGCGCGGGTGGCGGTCACCGCCAAGCTCAACATGGCCGACGGCGTCCGCGGCGGTATCAGCACCGACGAGTCGCTGATCACCGCGAAATGGCTGGAGGAAGACGGCGGGCTGGACGCGATCGAGCTCACCGCGGGCAGCTCGCTGGTCAACCCGATGTACTTGTTCCGCGGCGACGCTCCGGTCAAGGAGTTCGCCGCCGCCTTCCAGCCGCCGCTGCGCTGGGGCATGCGGATGACGGGCAAGAAGTTTCTGCGCGAATACCCCTACCACGAGGCGTATCTGCTGGACGACGCCAAGCTGTTCCGCGCCGAGCTGACGATGCCGCTGATCCTGCTCGGCGGCATCACCAACCGCGCGACCATGGACCTGGCGATGGCCGAGGGATTCCAGTTCGTCGCGATGGCGCGAGCCCTGCTGGCCGAGCCGGACTTGGTCAACCGGATCGCACGCGACGGCGCGGGGGTGCTCCCGGCGTGCACGCACTGCAACCAATGCATGCCGACCATCTATCGCCGCACCCATTGCGTGGTCACCGGCGCGCCGGACGCTCCAGGGTAA
- a CDS encoding FHA domain-containing protein, with protein sequence MSPPAPPTLTVHYDGTERTFAAGHDVVIGRDLRADMRITHPLISRAHVLLRFDQGRWLAIDNGSLNGTFVNGRRVPVVDIHDGQSVNIGNPDGPLLTFEVGRHVGMAGRPPETNSMRIARAGARWPSAQPSGQPGPPQFGRAPIRTESSASRPHPGALPYTVAPSGQPMYPGSSSVQRPHAYPASAPPPSNYHPHPQMAGVGSVAAPPPAPPTQMSPSLSKPPELSNLATKVFQALLPRTGAHERPPGAVTIGRATDNDIVIADVLASRHHAFLTETPLGTEVRDAHSVNGTFVNGVRVGSAILSDGDVVTIGNVDLVFTGGTLIRRTEAATRVGGLEVNSVCYTIDDGKRLLDHISLTARPGTLTAIIGGSGAGKTTLSRLIAGYTSPSSGTVTFEGHNIHAEYASMRSRIGMVPQDDVVHRQLTINQALGYAAELRLPPDTSKADRAQVVAQVLEELELTKHADTRVDKLSGGQRKRASVALELLTGPSLLILDEPTTGLDPALDRQVMMMLRQLADAGRVVLVVTHSVSYLDVCDQLLLVAPGGRTAFLGPPSQIGAAMGTTNWADIFAKVGADPDEANRRFLAENRPPLAARVETRPADLGEPVHTSVFRQFSTIARRQFRLVVSDRGYTVFLAVLPFLIGVLAMTVRGKTGFGVAEPISSNPDQPGQILVMLNVGGVFMGCALTIRDLVSERAIFRREQAVGLSTGAYLGAKIAVFSGFAIVQAAIATSITLIGWGYPPTDAVMLGGGGFGVGLELFVTVAATCVAAAILGLALSALAHSQDQIMPMLVVSIMSQLVFSGGMIWVTDRFLLDQLSWATPARWGYAASCSTVNIEKLVPGPVKPKDQHWVHKPSAWLFDMAMLGVLCIVYSAIVWWKIRLRRR encoded by the coding sequence ATGAGTCCACCAGCGCCGCCGACGCTGACCGTTCACTATGACGGGACCGAGCGCACGTTCGCGGCGGGCCACGACGTGGTGATCGGGCGTGACCTGCGCGCCGACATGCGCATCACCCATCCGCTGATTTCGCGCGCCCACGTGCTGCTGCGCTTCGATCAGGGCCGGTGGCTGGCGATCGACAACGGTTCGCTGAATGGGACATTCGTCAACGGCCGGCGGGTCCCGGTCGTCGACATCCACGACGGCCAGAGCGTCAACATCGGCAATCCCGACGGGCCGTTGCTGACGTTTGAGGTCGGCCGGCACGTGGGGATGGCCGGGCGTCCGCCCGAAACCAACTCGATGCGGATCGCCCGGGCCGGCGCCCGGTGGCCATCGGCCCAGCCCTCCGGTCAGCCGGGGCCACCGCAATTCGGACGCGCACCAATTCGGACCGAGTCATCGGCGTCGCGACCGCATCCCGGCGCGCTCCCGTACACCGTCGCACCGTCCGGGCAACCGATGTACCCGGGCAGCAGCTCGGTGCAACGGCCGCATGCCTATCCCGCGAGCGCGCCCCCGCCGTCGAACTACCACCCCCACCCACAGATGGCCGGCGTGGGGTCGGTGGCGGCACCGCCTCCGGCACCGCCAACCCAGATGTCTCCCAGCCTTTCCAAGCCGCCCGAGTTGTCGAACCTGGCGACGAAGGTGTTCCAGGCCCTGTTGCCGCGCACCGGGGCGCACGAGAGACCTCCCGGCGCGGTCACGATTGGCCGCGCCACCGACAACGACATCGTCATCGCCGACGTCCTGGCGTCGCGCCACCACGCGTTCTTGACCGAGACCCCGCTGGGCACCGAGGTCCGCGACGCGCACAGCGTCAACGGAACATTCGTCAACGGGGTCAGGGTCGGGTCCGCGATCCTCTCCGACGGCGACGTGGTCACCATCGGCAATGTCGACCTGGTGTTCACCGGTGGCACACTGATCCGCCGCACCGAAGCCGCGACGCGCGTCGGCGGCCTCGAGGTGAACTCCGTCTGCTACACCATCGACGATGGGAAGCGACTTCTCGACCACATCTCGCTGACCGCCCGGCCCGGCACGCTCACCGCCATCATCGGCGGATCGGGCGCCGGCAAGACCACGCTGTCGAGGCTGATAGCCGGGTACACCAGCCCCAGCTCCGGCACGGTCACCTTCGAGGGCCACAACATCCACGCCGAGTACGCGTCGATGCGCAGCAGGATCGGGATGGTTCCCCAAGACGACGTCGTGCACCGCCAGCTGACCATCAACCAGGCACTTGGTTACGCGGCCGAGCTGCGGCTGCCCCCCGACACCAGCAAAGCCGACCGCGCCCAGGTGGTCGCCCAGGTGCTCGAAGAACTCGAGCTGACCAAACATGCCGACACCCGCGTCGACAAGCTGTCCGGTGGCCAGCGCAAGCGCGCCTCGGTGGCACTCGAACTGCTCACCGGGCCGTCACTGCTCATCCTCGACGAGCCGACCACCGGCCTGGACCCGGCGCTGGATCGTCAGGTGATGATGATGTTGCGTCAACTGGCCGACGCGGGCCGCGTGGTGCTGGTCGTCACACACTCCGTGTCGTACCTCGACGTGTGCGATCAGCTGCTGCTGGTGGCCCCTGGTGGCAGGACCGCGTTTTTGGGCCCGCCGAGCCAGATCGGTGCGGCCATGGGAACCACCAACTGGGCCGACATCTTCGCCAAGGTGGGCGCCGATCCCGACGAGGCCAACCGCCGCTTCCTGGCCGAGAACCGGCCGCCGCTCGCCGCGCGGGTGGAAACCAGGCCGGCGGATCTTGGCGAACCGGTGCATACGAGTGTTTTCCGGCAGTTCTCCACGATCGCCCGCCGCCAGTTTCGGCTGGTGGTCTCCGACCGCGGGTACACGGTCTTCCTGGCGGTCTTGCCGTTCTTGATCGGCGTCCTCGCCATGACCGTTCGCGGCAAGACCGGGTTCGGCGTTGCCGAGCCCATCAGCAGCAACCCCGACCAGCCCGGGCAGATCCTGGTGATGCTCAACGTCGGCGGCGTTTTCATGGGCTGCGCGCTCACGATTCGTGACCTGGTCAGCGAGCGTGCCATTTTCCGGCGCGAACAGGCGGTCGGCCTGTCGACGGGGGCGTATCTGGGCGCCAAGATCGCCGTGTTCAGCGGGTTCGCGATCGTCCAGGCCGCGATCGCGACGAGCATCACGCTCATCGGCTGGGGCTATCCTCCCACCGACGCTGTGATGCTGGGCGGTGGTGGCTTCGGGGTGGGCCTCGAGCTGTTCGTGACGGTCGCCGCGACCTGTGTGGCCGCGGCCATTCTCGGCCTGGCCCTGTCGGCGCTGGCCCACTCGCAAGACCAGATCATGCCGATGCTGGTGGTGTCGATCATGTCGCAGCTGGTGTTCTCCGGCGGAATGATCTGGGTGACCGACCGGTTCCTGCTCGACCAGCTGTCGTGGGCGACACCCGCGCGGTGGGGCTATGCGGCATCGTGTTCGACGGTCAACATCGAGAAGCTGGTGCCGGGGCCGGTCAAGCCGAAGGACCAGCATTGGGTGCACAAGCCGAGCGCATGGCTGTTTGACATGGCGATGCTCGGGGTGTTGTGCATCGTCTACAGCGCCATCGTGTGGTGGAAGATCAGGCTCAGGCGGCGTTAG
- a CDS encoding FHA domain-containing protein, with the protein MNRARQPVLTVRSGQSQRSFAAGRDVVVGSDLHADLRVAHPLIARAHLLLRFEQGSWIAIDNNSSNGTFVDGRRVPRVDIHDGLAINLGRPDGPRVTFEVAHHEGIVGLLPR; encoded by the coding sequence ATGAACCGAGCTCGGCAGCCGGTGCTGACCGTTCGGTCTGGCCAGTCGCAGCGCAGCTTCGCCGCGGGTCGCGACGTGGTCGTCGGCAGCGATCTTCACGCCGACCTGCGCGTCGCACACCCGCTGATCGCCCGCGCGCACCTGTTGCTGCGTTTCGAGCAGGGCAGCTGGATCGCGATCGACAACAATTCGTCGAACGGGACCTTCGTCGACGGTCGTCGGGTGCCGCGGGTCGACATCCATGACGGCCTGGCCATCAACCTGGGGCGGCCCGACGGGCCGCGAGTCACCTTCGAGGTGGCACATCACGAGGGCATCGTCGGCCTGCTGCCGCGCTGA